GGGAACGTATAACGTCTACCGAAACCCGAAAACTGCACCGCCCGAAAACCGAGAACTCCTACGCAGTCCCGACTGGGCCCTCGCTCTTCTCGCCGTCCTTCTCTTTGGTCTTCTGATCCATGAAGGACTCAGCGCCGACTTCGCTCAACAACATGCTGAGCTCATTCCCCTTGTCCTGCGCCCCGCACTCGTAGGTTTGACCTTCCGGAGCATTGAAGGTAGCTGGTCTGTAGTCCGCCTCGGAGTATGGCTGCACGGTCACTCCAAGGAAGGCGACCTCAAAATCCATCCATTCCGACATGCAGTCGGCAATGAGCTTGAATAATCCGGTATCAGACTTCTTTGCCAACATTCGACAGAACAACGGGACCCATCGGCCGATGTGGTTCTTGATGAACTTCTTTTGGGCTTCGACGACGATCTCGGTCTTATCGATCCCATCATGGCAACGTGAATAGGACTCTTTGTAGGTCAGGAAGTGCATGAACTCGAGCTCGACGCTGAGATGATCCAGTCGTTCATGTACATCTTTTGAAAGCTCTACCCCAAACGCCTTATAGAATCCCGCAATGTCACCCATGACGTGGGATTGCGCAAAGACGTGATCGTTTCCAAAGAGAGTTTCGTAAGGAGGGCAATCCAGCGTGATCACATTGGTGAACACCCGACGATGCTCGGTCTGCAGATCGCCAATTTGCCAATTCACGCACTCCGCCGACACCAACTTCTCGATCTGGTCGAACTGCTTCTTCATTAGGGCGATCTTCTGAACGGCACGATCGCCACCGATTCCATCCAGCGCGAGACGGAGTCCATCCAATGCGGCTCGTCCATCCTCGACAAACTCACCACATTGCAGGTAATCCAAAAATTCCTCGTCCTCCGGATAGAGCAAACTCCAGGAGAACAAGAGATATATCTTGCTACGATTGAGCGCGCGCTCGACAGCAGGCGAATCCTTAATCGGAACTGCTTTGGGGGGAGCAATTGCGGTGGAGGACGGGGAGGTGGGCTGCACGACTTGTTTCGATGTCATACGTATCTTGCTCCTCACCTCAACATGTTGCGCAAATTTTTCGCACACTACGCAACATCTGAGTCCTGCGGCACAGGAGGCGTATGATAGGTAAAGGAGGGAGGGATGTCAAGCATGAACTCTCTCTCCTTTGCCGCCGCCATCAGTGCCGATGTTTCACTACGCTGGACGATTATGGGACGTCTCTCACCAACCAGCACACACGCCATTCAGAGGCTCATACTGCCGGCGGATAAGTTTCTCGCCGGCGTCACCTTGACGGCGATACGGTCATTGACCGTCTTACAAATCTGCTCGCACATGCCGCATCCCACGCACCGTTCCGGCTCAACGACGAGACGCAACGCGTGAAAGTCCATCGACAGTGCGTCAACCGGGCATTTCGAGACGCACGCATGACACCCCTGCCCCGCTGTACAGACTCGATGGGAGACGGTGGCAACCCCCATCCGCACCTCGAAGGGATCCGCAACCGGCAACAGGGCTTCCGTCGCACAAGCGGCGATGCAGGGTAAGTCTTCACACAGCTCGCAGGCCACCTGATCGGCGAAAATCACCGGCATGCCATTGGCAGGATCACTGACGATGGCACCGGGGGGGCAGGCCTTGATGCAATCGCTGCAACGCGTGCAACGCTCCAGAAAGATCGATTCAGCGACGGCTCCCGGAGGGCGCAACCAGTCAGTCCGCACAGGGGCAGCCGGTTGCTCACGAGGCGCATCCTTGTGCAGCGAAAACTCCCTCGCCGCCTTCGCGACCGAGACGACGGAGTCTTTCAGAAAATCGCGACGCCCGTATTTGGGATCACCGGCCACGATGCGCTCCAACTACATCACGCCGTCGGCCCGCAACTTATAGACTTCTACGCAACGATCGCAGGCACCATACTCAACATCCCAACCCGGGTGATTCTCACGAATGAAGTCCAGAATGTACCCTTCAAGCTTCGTGTCCAAGTCTTCTACCCATGTGTACGTCGGGAACCGGCACAAGGGGCACGGGAACCCCGGCATCAGCATGACCTTCTGTTGGGTCTCCGGGATTTCTCCCCCTTCCACATCCACAGCGCGATCTAGAATGCGAAGGGTGTCAGTCGCCATCTCCACCAGTTCCGAATGGGTAAAGTAGCTCGTCTGCCACAACCCTTCGAATACGGACTTCAATTGAGCCGGCGGAATTTTCCGATACCAGGAGCGGAACTCCTTGAACCGATCCTCCTTCTGCAGCATTGGTTCTTTCCCGGCGGCGATTAACCGGCTATCGACACTGAGGTTCCAGAGAATCCGGTAGCGGTGCAGGATGAGCGTTTCTTCGCCGGGATTCTGTCCGACCCTCGTGTCGGGATCGTACCCGAAGGCCGGATCCAGCATATCGTTGATATGCATCAGTTCGTGACGGCAATACCGCGTCAACGCCGGGTCGTAGAACCGTCGCGGGATCAGCTTGATGCCGACACCCTTCAGCCCTTTTTCTTCAAATTGCTTAGCCAGATCGTGCTCGACGGAGCCCCATTTCCGAAGCACGTCGACCCCTTCCTGATCTTCCTTCAATACACCCTTGACCAGTACAATGCCGACACGGGCCTTGAGCTCGGGAAACTCGTTGAACGCGTCGCGGATGATATCGGAGAAACCCCAGATGCCGAACAAATACTGATAGAGTTTTTTGAACTCGGCTTCGCGATCATCCAAGGTGAACTTTTCGTAGATCGGATCGGCCAGCTCGTGAAACTCTTTATAGTAGGTCGGATCCCCTTCCCGCTCCGTCTTTTCAATGAAGGAGTCAATGACTTCCTGCAGTAAGGCCGGCTGAAATCGGATCTCCATCGACGGCTTTGATACTTCCACTCCAGTCGTCATAAGTCCTCACATGTTTGGCTGCGGTGAAGGATAAAACCCGCGTAAGCGCTGCGCTTGACTTGCTTACAGTCGTTCTCTTACGATCGTCGAAACGACCGCCGATTATACAAACCCCTCAGCGATTTTTGCAAACCGCGGAGGGTCGGCCGGAGCCACTTAGGCCTCCGCGCAGAACAGGGACGAGGCACAGAAACTTTATGAGCAATCACACGACCGCGCCCTCGACGATGTCTTCCACTGCACCGACGAATCCTCAGGGAGTGCCATCAGAAGCACCCGTCATTGACCATTTGGCATATTGGAAAACCGGCTTACGTGAACTCAAGACCTTCCGCGGCCACTCGCATGGCGTCTGGTCCGTCGCCTATGCACCGGACGGTCAAACCATTGTCAGCGGCGGCGTGGACCGGTATGTCCGTGTGTGGGATATCGAAACGGGACGGTTGTTGCGTTCGTTGCGCGGTCACACCGCCGACATCCGCGCGCTGGTGTTCACACCGGACGGTCGCACCCTGGCCTCGGGCAGCGAAGATCGCACCATTCGTCTCTGGAACCCGAAAACGGGCGAACCGACGAAACTCCTGTTCACACGCTACGATCACAATGTTTGCAGCCTGTCCCTCTCCCCGGACGGCCTCATGTTGGCGCGTGGCAGCCACAACAAGGACATCAAAATTTGGGAGGTCACGACCGGGACCGACCTCATGACCCTTTTGGGCAAGGACCAATACGACCACCATTGGTCAGTGTGCGTGGCCTTCTCCCCGGACGGTATCCATCTCGCGAGCGGCTCCGATATCGGCAAGATTCGCATTTGGGAAGTGCTCCCGAGCGGGGAGGAAAAGATCCTGCACAATGGCCACTGGGAGGAGACCGCCGAAGACTCGACGGAGACCCGCGGCTTCTTCATTGAAGACGACGGCGGGTTCCAGAAGCCGATGGAGTTTTGGATCGGGGCTATGACCTTCACCCCTGACGCCAAACTGCTGATCACCGGCAGCCGGGACAACACAATCCGCTTCTTTGAGATGCCGACCATGAACGAGCTCCGCGTCGTGCGCGGCCATAACGGCTGGGTGCGCGCCCTCGCGGTGTCGCCTGATGGGAAAGTGCTGATCAGCGCTGGCGACGACAACACCATTCGATTCTGGGATATTGCTACCGGCCGTAACTTCCGGACCGACAAGACTCATGGCGGCCCCGTGCGCGGAATCGCCCTTTCGCCGGACGGATTGCGATTGGCCAGCGCCTCATGGGATCGCACGGTAAAACTGTGGGAAGGCGGTCCTGAACCGGAAGAGTAGACGAAGACATTATGCCTCTGCCTCCTCCGCCTCCCCCTTGGCGGAGGAGATCCCGTAGCGTTTGCATTTGTCCCAAAGAGCCTTCCTCGAAAGCCCCAAAATAGCAGCCGCACTCGTTCGACTTCCCTCCACCTGCTTCAACACGGCGAGAATGTAGTCCCGCTCGAAGGATTCCCTCGCGGCAGCCAGCGTGGGGGATGCCGACGGCTCCGCCGTTTGGGCTTTTTCAGCCAACCCCTCCGCGCAGAACCCACAGGTTGGTTGAGGGGCGCCTCCGAGATAGGGACAGGTCTGAAAACCGCAGAGATCCCACGGCTGCAGGGGCTCACCATTTCGCCCCAAGGCCGCGGCTCGGCCCACCATCTGCGCCAATTCCCCAACATTGCCCGGAAATGAGTATCGCATCAGCAGCGTGCGACTCGCCGGTGAAAATTCTTTGAGCACCTTGTGGAGATTCGTCGCGCTTGCTTCCAGCACATGCTCGGCGATGATCAGCACATCGTCTCGGCGCTCACGTAGCGGCGGCACGACAATCTGCACGGCGGTCAGATAGTCGTAGAGCTCCGGAAGAAACCGTCCTTGAGCGACGGCCTCCTTCAAGTCCTGTTGCGACGCACAGAGGACTCGCACGTCGACTTCAATGGTTTCACGCCCGCCGATCCGCACACAGGTTCGCTCCTGCAACAGGTGCCAAATTTTCTTTTGAACATGCGGGGAGAGCGCATCGATCTCGTCCAGCAGCACAGTGCCTTTGTGTGCAAGCTCAAATCGGCCCCGTCGCCGATGCACCGCCCCGGGAAAGGCCCCCTTTTCATGCCCGAACAGTTCCGCCTCCCACAGCTGGTCAGGAAGATCCCCGCAACAGACCTTGATCAACGGTTGATCCCGCCTCGGGCTGTTCAGATGGAGGGTATGCGCCACCAACTCCTTCCCGGTTCCTCGCTCGCCGACGATGGACACCGGAGACTCGCTCGCCGCCACCACCTTGATCCGTTCCAGCAACGCTCGCATGTGCGGCGTACAGCCCTGCATGCCGCCGAAGCTGAATCGATCTTCCAGCACTTCTTTCAGTTCAAGGTTCTCCCGCCGCAGTCCGAGAATTTTCCCGACTCGCTCGAGGATCAGCAGCAGCTCGTCCATCTGAAAGGGCTTGGTGATGTAGTCGTACGCACCGAGCTTGATGGCGCCGACCGCCGTATCGACCGACCCATGGGCGGTGATTAAGATCACCTCCGTCGTCGGACTGCGCTCCTTGCAGACTTTGAGCACGGTCAACCCATCGGCGCCGGGCAACCGCAAATCGGTGATCACCACATCAAACTGGCGCGTGCCGAGCACCGTGACCCCTTCGGTTCCAGTCGCCGCCGCCATGACTTCACAGCCCACCCCTTCCAAGGCATCGAGCATAGACAGTCGCATTAACGGTTCGTCATCGACAATGAGCACCCTCAGCCCTTTCACGAAAACCTCCCAATCGCATACCGTTCGGTTGACAGCGGAATCGACACGGTGAAGGTGGTGCCTTTCCCGACTTCGCTCTCAACCAGAATCCGTCCCCCGTGGCGCTCCACGATGCCCAGGCTGACAGACAGCCCCAGCCCCGTCCCCTCGCCTTCATTTTTCGTCGTAAAGAAAGGATCGAAAATCCGCGGCAGGACGGATGACGAAATACCGCACCCGGAATCCCGCACACGTACCAGACAATGGGCTTCCTCCACGACCGTACTGATCGTCAAGACCCCGCCGCTGCGCATGGCCTGAATCGCATTCAACACCAGGTTCATGAGCACCTGCTCCATCATGTGCCGGTCGATCATGATCTCCGGCAAATCGGGCGCGAGCACAGTTTCGAGCCGCACTCGATGGGGCACGAACAAATGGTCCGTCAGCAATAACACGCGATTGACGACGTGGTTCATGTCGGCCAACGCCAGCTCGGGATTGTGCTGTTGCGAAAAATCGAGGAGCTGGCGAACAATCCGTTGAACGCGGCGCAACCCATCCTCCATCGACGCCAGATACTCTTCCTGACGTGCCGGAGATAGGGTGCCCTTACGCATGTTGTAGAGGCAGTTCAGGATACCGCCCAAGGGGTTGTTGATTTCATGCGCCACACCCGCGGCCAATTTTCCAACTGAGGCGAGCTTCTCGGAGTTTCGAATCTGCTGCTCCAACTTCTTCGTCTCCGTCATGTCGCGTGCGATTCCCAGTACCCCCAGAATCTCCCCATCCACCCCGTGGAGCGGTGACACGCTGACCATCACCGAGCGGGGCTCACCCGATTTGGTCAACACCTCAACCTCGTACACCTGCTTCACCCCGATATCCAGTGTCGATTTCAGGCGGCGCCCGCGATGTCGCTTCGACAGCAACCCGAGATACGGCCGTCCAAGAAGATCCTCTTTCGCGTAACCCCACGACAGGATCTTGCTGTTCACGTAGGTAAAACACTGCTCGCTATCAAGGGTATAGATCACGTCATTGGCATTTTCCAGCAGGTTTTCCAGATATTGCTTGGTCTCTTCGATTTCCCTCGTCCGCTCACTGACCTTGGCCTCCAATTCCTGTTGGTAGGTATGCATTTGCCGCTCAAGACGCTTCCGGTCGGTGATGTCACGCAACTGGACCATCACCCAGGTATGGTCGCTGCCGCGCACCAGAATCAGGTCCATTTCGACCGGCGTATCCTTGCCCGCCGCATCACGCACGGTGATCTCCTGCGTCGGCACCTGGCGCTCGCCGGAATGAATCTTTGCAAGCAGCGCCCGCATGTCCTCATGATGGAGAGGCGGCACCACATCCAGAATGCTCCGCCCCACCACCTGCGGCTCGGAATAGCCCAACGCCTGCTCTTCGCGCTTGTTCACCGCAACGATGATGCCGTCTTCTCCCACCATAAAGACCGAATCTGCCACCAGGTCGAACAACGCCTTATACCGTTCCTGCGAGGCTACCAACTGCTGTGTGCGCTCATTGACGGCCTGCTCGAGCCTGGTCGTGTACCGATGCACCTGCTCTTCCAACAGATGCCGCTCCGTCACATCGCGCACGAACGCTCGGGAATGGACCAGTCCGCCCCCACTCTCAAACAAGGCTGTGGCGTGGATTTCGACATCGATCGGCCGGCCATCAGCAGCAACAAACACCGTCTCGATCGTACTGCGCCCTTGCGAGACCAACCGTTCGAGATAGGCCAACACCTCCGTTTCGCGGCCTTTGGGGACTAGGTCCCACAGGCGCATCTGGAGCATCTCCTCAAGCGAGTAGCCCAGTTTGTCCAGCCCCGTCTTGTTCACATGGACGAACTGGCCGGCCTTATTCAGCTGGTAAATCATCTCCGGTGAGTGCTCGATCAGATCCCGGTAGCGCGCTTCGAGACGGCGCACGTCCTCCATGCGCTGTTCGATCTGCCCGAACGATAGCCGCAGGTTGACCGCCATTTTATTGAAGGCCTCGGCCAGTTGTTCGATCTCGTCGCCGGTCTTGAGTTCCAACTGTTGATCCAGGCGTCCGCTCCCGATTCGTTGAACGCCCTCATGCAACAGGCCGATCGGACGGGCGATTCTCCGTGCGACGGTCAAGCCGGTCAGCAACAGCACCGCGAACACCCCCAGCCCATACACCGTCACCTGCACCACCAACCGTTCCAGCGGGGCATAGGACTCAGCCGGATCCTGCCGGACAAATGCCACCCAGCGTTTGCCGCCTAAACTCTCCGGCGTCAAATCCGTGCCCAGGCGAACCGGCGCAAATCCAACGATGGAATTCACCCCGCCATGGGAATCATTGGCCGCCGTCGTCCAGCCTGCCGCATGCCCGTTGATCGCATTGACCAGCTCCGGTTTCACCACATGCTCTTCAGGTGACAAGATAGGACACACGAGCGGCGCACCGTCCGAATTGAACAACATGGCATGTCCGGTCTTTCCCACAGAGGCTTCGGATACGGAATGGAACAGCGTATCCCGACGAAGCAGAATCGTGACCGTGCCAATCGTCGCATGCTGCTCATCGTCGATAATCGGCGCCGACACGTTCACGACGTGCGTGCCGAACGCAGGATCGAAAAAGATATCGCTGACGAACACCTTCCCCGTGCTTCGCTTCATGACCGCCTGCCACCAGGCGGTCTTCCCATAATAGTATTCGACTTGGGGAATCGAACTGACCACCAGGGCTCCCCGATTGTCCGTCACAAAAATCCCGACGTAGTCGGATTTGCGGATGTCATGCCACCGAATCAAATAGTTCGTCACGATCCGGTTGATGAACAGCGGAAACTCGCTCTGCTTGTCCCGTTGCCGCCAGCGCTGTTGCCAGGCTTTGATCATGGACTGGATGGTTTTCTCATCCTTGTCGACGTAGGTGCGATTGGATTCAGTCACAGAGGTGCGGAGGAACGGGGTAGCGGCGAGTTGTTGCGCTTCATTGATGCCGCGCGTGACCTGCATCTCGATCCGCCGGGCGGCCTCTACGGCCACTTCCTTGAAGTTGGCCCCGATGGTTTCGCGCAACGCCCGGCGTTCTTCGATGTAGGTCAGGACGAGAGACAAGCTCAACGGCAGAAGACCGACCATCACGATGGCCGTGATGATCTTTCGCTGGAGACTGTGTGACCGGCTCCAGAACAGCATGCGTGCGGCGACTCCGGCTAACGGCCCTCGCACAACAGGAGGCAGGTCTCCAGACCAGGCTCGAGGGAGCTGAGGCTTAACGACGTTTCAGGAGACTCCCGGCGCTACCAGGCCAGAGCAGCAGCAACGGGCTTGCCACGAAAATGGACGAATAGGTCCCGAACATGACGCCTCCAAGCAGGGCCAGCGAGAAATCGTGCAGGACTTCAGCTCCGCCGAGAACCAGCGGGATGAGGACGATCACGACGGTCAAACTGGTCACGATGGTGCGACTCAAGACTTGATTGATGGCGGCGTTGATGATCGTTTCCTCATCCTCACGCCGGCGGCTGCGAAGGTTCTCGCGGATACGGTCGAATACCACCACCGTATCCGTCAACGAGTACCCCGCGAGGGTCAGCAGGGCCGTCACGACTAACAGGGTAATTTCCTTATCCAATATGTAGAACACGCCCAATACCGCCAGCACATCGTGGAACGTGGCCAACGCCGCCGCCACGCCGAACCGCAACTCAAATCGGACGGCAATGTATAAGACGATCCCGACGAAGGAGATCAAGACGGCAATCAAGGCGTCTTCCTGCAGCTTTTTCCCAATCGTCGGACCGATCTCCATGCTGGAATCGACGACGAACTTGTTCCCGGGAAACTCCTTGCTGAAGACTGCCATGACTCGCTCCGCGACTTTTTCCTCGATGGTCGTCGACGCTTTCACGCGAATCAGCAACTTATTGTCTTGGGTGAATTCCTGCAATTCGGCGGATCCTAACCCATTGTGTTCCAGCGCGCGTCGCGCCTCGTCAATCCGGATTGACTGATCGAATTTGAGCTGGACTGCAGTCCCACCCGCAAAATCGATTCCCAAATTTGCCGCCCCGCGCCCAATTTGTAGCACCGCGATGAGACCCAACAAGGCGAGGATGCCGGAAATTGCAAACGAGATGGATCGCTTCCCCATAAAATCGATATTGGTCTTGCCCAAAATCTCGAACATACCGACTCCCTTCCTAGCACGATGCTGAGAATGTCCTCCAGCCGCCCTGGACCTCTGTCAGAGGTTGAATGCCCGAGGGAGATGCCTCGCTGGGGTCTTGCTGGATGGCCATTTCGACTATGCTGTACATGCGATTGCAATGCCGCTGCGCGTGCGCACCTTCCGGCGACCTTCCATGGTCGGCAGCCTGGTCCGACTAGATACTGAGCTGCTCAATTTTCTTTCGTTGATTGAAGAGATCGAAAATCACCTTCGTCCCAACCAGCGCCGTAAAGAGATTGATCGCAATACCGAGGCACAGGGTCACGGCGAATCCCTTGATCGGCCCCGTGCCAAAGAGGAACAGGGCGAAGCCGGTGATCAACGTGGTCACGTGTGAGTCGACGATCGTCAGGAGAGCCTTATCGTACCCGGCATCAATCGCCACCCGCACGGCCTTTCCTTGGCGAAGCTCTTCACGAATACGCTCGAAAATCAGTACGTTGGAATCGACGCCCATGCCGATCGTCAGAATAATGCCGGCGATACCCGGCAAGGTCAGCGTGGCGTTCAATGCCGCGAGAGACCCGATCAGGCAGATGAGGTTCAGCATCAACGCAAAATTCGCGATCACCCCAGACAACCGGTAATAGACTGCCATGAAGACGATCACGAGGAGGCCCGCGAAGAGCGTCGCCTTGATGCCCTTTTCGATTGAGTCCTGCCCGAGCGAGGGACCGACGGTAAGATCCTGAATGATCTTCAGCGGCGCGGGCAACGCGCCGGCGCGCAACACGATCGACAGATTGTTGGCCTCTTCCATCGAAAAGGTTCCGGTGATCTGGGCACGTCCGCCGCTGATCCGCTCCTGAATGACCGGCGCCGAATAGATGGTATTGTCGAGCACGATCGCCATGCGCTTTTTGACGTTCTCGCCCGTGATCCGGTCAAACTCCCGCGCACCTTTGGCATCGAAGGTCACGGACACGTAGGGCTCATTGAACTGTCCAATGGAAACCCGCGCATCGCTCAACACGTCGCCCGCGAGCATGACCCGTTTCTTGACGAGATACGGCGCTAACCATTCCTGTCCACTGTCCTTCTCGACGATCCGTTCGAACAGAATCTGATCGCCTTCCGGCACTTTGCCCTCGACCTGCTTCAGAAAGGCCTCTTCGCGCTCCTTCCCTTTCTGCACACGGCCGGGCAGATCCAGTTTAAGTTGATTATCATCGTCCAATAGTTTGAATTCGAGCAGCGCAGTCTGTTTGATCAGATCCTTTGCCAACTTGGCATCCTTGATACCGGGGAGCTGCACCACGACTTGTTTCAACCCCTGCCGCTGAATCAAGGGTTCCGCCACGCCGAACTGGTCGATACGATTGCGAATGGTTTCCAATGCCTGATTGATTGCGGAATCCTTGATCCGTTTGATCTCCGCCTCGCGCAGCCCCCACACGACGCTGTTGGCCGAACCAGCCGACTCAACCTCGACATACGTCGGGAAGTCATCCAACAGTTTTTGCACCTGGGCCTTCAACTCGGCGTTTTGGAACCCGATCGTGATTTGCGACGACCCCGTCCGTTTCACCGTTTCCGCGGGAATTTTCTTCTCCACGAGAAGGTCTTGGAGCCCTGCGGCGGTCCGTTCGACGGCAATTTCAACTGCCCGTTCCTCTTCCACTTCAAGCACCAAGTGAATGCCGCCTTGCAAATCCAAGCCCAGCGTAATGCCCTTGTCCGGCAGGACTTCACGCATCCACCGCGGTAATTCCTTGTACAGCGGTTGGTAGGAGGGCAAGAAAAAGATGATCGATACGACCACCAGCGTCACCAATGCCAACAAGCGCCCACCGACTCTTTTCATACGTACGCCAATCCTTCCCGTCTCATTCGCGTGAGTCAATCCTCTTCGTCACCGCGCAACCGAGCAATATGCTCCTTTTGGATTTTGATTTTGGTCGTGTCCGCGATTTGCAGCGTCACGGTCTCTTTCCCCATGTTGGTGATGGTGCCCCAGATACCCGAGGCCGTGACCACCTTGTCGCCTTTCTTCAGCGCGGCCAACATCGCGTCCGCCTGCTTCCGGCGTTTCTGTTGCGGCAGAATCAGCATAAAATAAAAAATGACGAAGATCAGGACGAACGGAACCAACGACAGGAGGCCGCCTCCCGCTCCCGCGCTTCCCGATGCCCCCTGCGCCCACGCGACCGAATCCCACATAACCCGCCTCACCTACTCCGACGTTAAGACACGTTCATATTTTCGAGATCCGACCCGCTTGCCGCGCCAGGCCGGTCCACGACATAGGTCCGATGAAATTTGCGACGAAATTCCTGAAAAGTTCCTCCCCGCACGGCGCTGCGAATCTCATCCATCAACTTCGCAAAAAACCACAAATTGTGAATCGTATTGAGGCGAGCCCCCAGCATTTCTTTGATCCCGAACAGGTGGTGGAGATAGGCCCGCGTGTATCTCGTGCACACTGGGCAGGTACAAGCCGGATCGATCGGTTGTTCATCCCGGGCATATCGAGCCTGCTTGATCACCACTCGGCCGAACGAGGTGAATAGCCAACCTGTGCGGCCATGCCGGGACGGAACCACGCAATCGAACATATCGATTCCGCGCGCCACCCCTTCCACCAAATCTTCCGGCATGCCGACGCCCATCAAATACCGCGGCTTCTCTGAGGGCAGCTCAGGCACAGTGACATCCAACATGGCATACATGTCGGCCTTGTCTTCCCCCACTGACAATCCGCCAACCGCATACCCATCGAATCCCACCGACACCAGGTCGCGCGCCGACTCCACTCGAAGTCCTGGATCCAATCCGCCTTGAATGATCCCAAACAGTGATTGATCGGATCGGCGCTTTGCGGACATGCAGCGCCGCGCCCAGAGCGAGGTCCGCTTGGAGGCATCCCGCACTTGGTCCAGCGACGATGGCAACGCAACAACGTGATCAAACGCCATGATAATGTCTGCACCCAGGGCTTCTTGTATCTCAATCGACGTTTCCGGGCTGATAAACCGAGAAGACCCGTCGATGTGCGATTGAAAGACCACGCCTTCATCCGTGACCTTGCAAAACTTGGCCAAGCTGAACACCTGAAAGCCACCGCTATCGGTCAGGATCGAGCCCGGCCAGGCGGTGAAGCGGTGTACGCCGCCCAACTCTTCGACAATCTTATGTCCCGGGCGCAGGTACAGGTGGTAGGCATTGTTCAAGATCAGCCCGTAGCCCATCTTGAGCAACTCCTCCCCATCCACACTTCGCACATTTCCCAGTGACCCCACCGGCATGAATGCAGGCGTGGCGACCTCACTACGCGCGGTCGTGAGGACACCAACCCGAGCCCTTCCCCCTGCCTCTTCATGGGTAATTCGAAACGACAACATGTGATCGGTAGTCCTACATTTGTTCCAGGACAAATACAGCGAGTACGTTCAATCCGGTCCGCGCCCCAGGCTTCATGGCCGACATCGGCTCCAGCCGGCCCCGGTCACCCGAGGCAGGATCCAATCCGCGACCCAATTGGCAACAAGCGTCGATCATGGCGAAGCTGCTGCCGATGCTGCTCCGTCCTCAGCCGACAAAGAGCCCTCTAAGTCTGCGTGGAAACAGCGAAAATTAAACCGGGACTCTAGCACACCAGAGTTGCAGAGACAAGATCAGGCATTCTCTGGGCGGTAAGCGGGTCGTTCAAGCAGAGACAATCGACTGGCTTCGATCATGCGCTCCGGACTAATCTGCAGGCAGGCCCGTTCGTCGCAATTCTTGACGGCACGCCAGGTGAGACACGCGCACCATGAACCGGTAAGGATGGTCACGTTCGAACCACGTGGCGCCCAACGACGAGGGTTCGTTGGGCCGAAACACGCGACTGTTGGAATACCGAGCGCTGCAGCAAGGTGGGTGATTCCTGAATCATGCCCGATATACAATGCCGCATGGGATAACAGCCCGGCGACCA
Above is a genomic segment from Nitrospira sp. containing:
- a CDS encoding sigma-54-dependent Fis family transcriptional regulator, yielding MKGLRVLIVDDEPLMRLSMLDALEGVGCEVMAAATGTEGVTVLGTRQFDVVITDLRLPGADGLTVLKVCKERSPTTEVILITAHGSVDTAVGAIKLGAYDYITKPFQMDELLLILERVGKILGLRRENLELKEVLEDRFSFGGMQGCTPHMRALLERIKVVAASESPVSIVGERGTGKELVAHTLHLNSPRRDQPLIKVCCGDLPDQLWEAELFGHEKGAFPGAVHRRRGRFELAHKGTVLLDEIDALSPHVQKKIWHLLQERTCVRIGGRETIEVDVRVLCASQQDLKEAVAQGRFLPELYDYLTAVQIVVPPLRERRDDVLIIAEHVLEASATNLHKVLKEFSPASRTLLMRYSFPGNVGELAQMVGRAAALGRNGEPLQPWDLCGFQTCPYLGGAPQPTCGFCAEGLAEKAQTAEPSASPTLAAARESFERDYILAVLKQVEGSRTSAAAILGLSRKALWDKCKRYGISSAKGEAEEAEA
- a CDS encoding molecular chaperone TorD family protein, producing MTSKQVVQPTSPSSTAIAPPKAVPIKDSPAVERALNRSKIYLLFSWSLLYPEDEEFLDYLQCGEFVEDGRAALDGLRLALDGIGGDRAVQKIALMKKQFDQIEKLVSAECVNWQIGDLQTEHRRVFTNVITLDCPPYETLFGNDHVFAQSHVMGDIAGFYKAFGVELSKDVHERLDHLSVELEFMHFLTYKESYSRCHDGIDKTEIVVEAQKKFIKNHIGRWVPLFCRMLAKKSDTGLFKLIADCMSEWMDFEVAFLGVTVQPYSEADYRPATFNAPEGQTYECGAQDKGNELSMLLSEVGAESFMDQKTKEKDGEKSEGPVGTA
- a CDS encoding WD40 repeat domain-containing protein, with translation MSNHTTAPSTMSSTAPTNPQGVPSEAPVIDHLAYWKTGLRELKTFRGHSHGVWSVAYAPDGQTIVSGGVDRYVRVWDIETGRLLRSLRGHTADIRALVFTPDGRTLASGSEDRTIRLWNPKTGEPTKLLFTRYDHNVCSLSLSPDGLMLARGSHNKDIKIWEVTTGTDLMTLLGKDQYDHHWSVCVAFSPDGIHLASGSDIGKIRIWEVLPSGEEKILHNGHWEETAEDSTETRGFFIEDDGGFQKPMEFWIGAMTFTPDAKLLITGSRDNTIRFFEMPTMNELRVVRGHNGWVRALAVSPDGKVLISAGDDNTIRFWDIATGRNFRTDKTHGGPVRGIALSPDGLRLASASWDRTVKLWEGGPEPEE
- a CDS encoding 4Fe-4S dicluster domain-containing protein — its product is MAGDPKYGRRDFLKDSVVSVAKAAREFSLHKDAPREQPAAPVRTDWLRPPGAVAESIFLERCTRCSDCIKACPPGAIVSDPANGMPVIFADQVACELCEDLPCIAACATEALLPVADPFEVRMGVATVSHRVCTAGQGCHACVSKCPVDALSMDFHALRLVVEPERCVGCGMCEQICKTVNDRIAVKVTPARNLSAGSMSL